A stretch of Candidatus Sphingomonas phytovorans DNA encodes these proteins:
- a CDS encoding response regulator transcription factor has product MTRKILIVEDDAATAGYLAKGLGEAGFAVETCGDGRDGLFLASEGIFDLIIADRMLPGLNGLAMIGAIRAAGIRTPALILSALATVDDRVDGLHAGADDYLVKPFSFAELSARIEALLRRADRIAGETQTTRLVVGDLEIDLLARTVAREGRPIALGAREFNLLEFLARHAGQVVTRTMMLEKIWNYHFDPGSNVVDVHIGRLRRKIEEGFASPILHTVRGAGYRLSAEI; this is encoded by the coding sequence ATGACCCGCAAGATCCTGATCGTCGAAGACGACGCCGCGACCGCCGGCTATCTGGCCAAAGGCTTGGGTGAGGCGGGTTTCGCGGTCGAGACCTGTGGTGACGGCCGTGACGGCCTGTTTCTCGCCAGCGAGGGCATTTTCGATCTCATCATCGCCGACCGTATGCTTCCGGGCCTGAACGGCCTGGCGATGATCGGCGCGATCCGCGCCGCCGGCATCCGCACGCCGGCGCTGATCCTGTCGGCCCTGGCGACGGTCGACGATCGTGTCGACGGCCTGCACGCGGGCGCGGACGACTATCTGGTCAAACCCTTTTCCTTCGCGGAGCTTTCAGCCCGGATCGAGGCGCTGCTCCGCCGGGCCGATCGCATCGCGGGCGAAACCCAGACGACCCGCCTGGTCGTCGGGGACCTCGAAATCGACCTGCTTGCCCGCACGGTCGCGCGGGAGGGGCGGCCGATCGCGCTTGGGGCGCGCGAATTCAATCTGCTCGAATTTCTCGCACGCCATGCCGGTCAGGTCGTCACGCGCACGATGATGCTCGAGAAGATCTGGAACTATCATTTCGATCCCGGATCGAACGTCGTCGACGTCCATATCGGCCGGTTGCGGCGCAAGATCGAGGAAGGCTTTGCCAGCCCGATCCTCCACACGGTGCGCGGCGCAGGGTACCGGCTCTCGGCTGAGATCTGA
- a CDS encoding HAMP domain-containing sensor histidine kinase has translation MRLSVTARIALLAIALALVSNLVLVAFIWRQVHDDAIDSLRRDTAEQADALVSVWRAGGMRALDQTIEEARAPGDLSLIIAVIDARGRRVVGLGPPVANIGPSSSVEFHIGRIGTSPPWSLRDAGYSVRRIGPLRLVSGRMLDDWEQVQRGIERALVLAMLLSLGLGIVGGLVVTRYVGRRLNRVADVIEGVAGGDLSRRVVSASGGDDAFDRLATRLNTMLDKVERLMIELRLVTDSLAHDLRSPLARLRTKTENAVLLADPTQREAALGGLLVETDLVMRMLTMLIEISRSESVSRDRFASIDPAALIEEIAELYAPVAEDAGLRFMTVMEAHPPRLILHRELVTQAIANLVDNALRHGAGGGEVTLRLAGQGGEIRFQVEDRGPGIAAEDREQALRRFGRLDNARSTPGAGLGLSLIEAVARLHGGRLELGDNAPGLIAAIVVPA, from the coding sequence ATGCGATTGTCGGTTACGGCGCGCATCGCCCTGCTTGCGATCGCGCTGGCGCTGGTCTCCAACCTCGTGCTCGTCGCCTTCATCTGGCGGCAGGTGCATGATGACGCGATCGATTCGCTTCGCCGGGACACTGCCGAACAGGCCGATGCACTTGTCTCGGTCTGGCGTGCCGGTGGAATGCGGGCGCTCGACCAGACGATCGAGGAGGCGCGCGCGCCCGGCGACCTCTCGCTGATCATCGCGGTGATCGACGCCCGGGGACGGCGCGTGGTGGGGCTGGGGCCGCCGGTTGCGAATATCGGCCCATCGAGCTCGGTCGAATTCCATATCGGCCGGATCGGGACCTCGCCGCCCTGGTCGCTGCGCGACGCCGGCTATTCGGTCCGCAGGATCGGGCCTCTCCGTCTCGTCAGCGGACGGATGCTCGATGACTGGGAGCAGGTGCAGCGCGGAATCGAGCGGGCGCTGGTCCTCGCGATGCTCTTGTCTCTCGGGCTTGGGATTGTCGGGGGCCTCGTCGTGACCCGCTATGTCGGCCGCCGCCTGAACCGGGTCGCGGATGTGATCGAGGGGGTGGCGGGTGGGGACCTGTCGCGCCGCGTGGTGAGCGCTTCCGGCGGGGACGACGCTTTCGACCGGCTCGCCACCCGGCTCAACACGATGCTCGACAAGGTCGAACGGCTGATGATCGAGCTCCGGCTCGTCACCGACAGCCTGGCGCATGATCTCCGCTCGCCGCTGGCGAGGCTGCGGACCAAGACAGAGAACGCGGTGCTGCTCGCCGATCCCACGCAACGCGAAGCGGCGCTGGGGGGCTTGCTGGTGGAGACCGATCTGGTGATGCGGATGCTCACCATGCTGATCGAGATCAGCCGTTCCGAATCGGTGTCGCGCGACCGCTTTGCCAGCATCGACCCGGCGGCGCTGATCGAGGAGATTGCCGAACTCTACGCGCCAGTCGCCGAAGATGCCGGCTTGCGCTTCATGACCGTGATGGAAGCGCATCCGCCCCGGCTCATCCTTCATCGCGAGCTGGTGACTCAGGCGATCGCCAATCTGGTCGACAATGCGCTGCGTCACGGTGCCGGCGGCGGCGAGGTGACGCTGCGGCTGGCGGGGCAGGGGGGAGAAATACGCTTCCAGGTGGAGGATCGTGGCCCCGGCATCGCCGCCGAGGACCGAGAACAGGCGCTGCGCCGCTTTGGCCGGCTGGACAATGCGCGCAGTACGCCGGGCGCTGGTCTTGGCCTGTCGCTGATCGAGGCGGTTGCCCGGCTCCACGGTGGGCGCCTCGAACTGGGCGACAATGCGCCGGGGCTGATCGCTGCAATCGTCGTGCCGGCGTGA
- the rpsM gene encoding 30S ribosomal protein S13: protein MARIAGVNIPTNKRVVIALTYIHGIGDTKAKEITAKLGITPERRVQDLTDQEVLQIRETIDADHTVEGDLRRQTAMNIKRLMDLACYRGLRHRKGLPVRGQRTHTNARTRKGKAKPIAGKKK, encoded by the coding sequence ATGGCTCGTATTGCGGGTGTCAACATCCCGACCAACAAGCGCGTTGTTATCGCGCTGACCTATATCCATGGCATTGGCGACACCAAGGCCAAGGAAATCACTGCCAAGCTGGGTATCACTCCCGAGCGCCGGGTGCAGGACCTGACCGATCAGGAAGTGCTGCAGATTCGCGAAACGATCGACGCTGATCACACTGTCGAGGGTGATCTCCGCCGCCAGACCGCGATGAACATCAAGCGGCTGATGGATCTGGCCTGCTATCGCGGCCTTCGCCATCGCAAGGGCCTTCCGGTCCGCGGCCAGCGCACGCATACCAATGCGCGCACCCGCAAGGGCAAGGCCAAGCCGATCGCCGGCAAGAAGAAGTGA
- the rpsK gene encoding 30S ribosomal protein S11: MAREPQRIKRRERKNITSGVAHVNASFNNTMITITDAQGNAISWSSAGMMGFKGSRKSTPYAAQVAAEDAGKKAAEHGVRTLEVEVKGPGSGRESALRALQAVGFQITSIRDVTSIPHNGVRPSKRRRV; this comes from the coding sequence ATGGCACGCGAACCTCAGCGCATTAAGCGGCGTGAGCGCAAGAACATCACCTCTGGCGTCGCACACGTGAACGCCAGCTTCAACAACACCATGATCACGATCACCGATGCCCAAGGCAACGCGATCTCGTGGTCGTCGGCCGGCATGATGGGCTTCAAGGGAAGCCGCAAGTCGACTCCGTATGCGGCGCAGGTCGCTGCCGAGGATGCCGGCAAGAAGGCCGCCGAACACGGCGTCCGCACGCTCGAAGTGGAAGTGAAGGGTCCGGGTTCGGGCCGTGAGTCGGCGCTTCGCGCGCTGCAGGCGGTCGGCTTCCAGATCACTTCGATTCGCGACGTGACCTCGATCCCGCACAATGGCGTCCGGCCCTCGAAGCGCCGCCGCGTCTGA
- a CDS encoding DNA-directed RNA polymerase subunit alpha has protein sequence MSVNAKNWQELKKPNGLEKKPGGDPKRKATFVAEPLERGFGLTLGNALRRVLLSSLQGAAVTSIKIENVLHEFSSLTGVREDVTDIVLNVKQIALRMQGEGPKRLQLSATGPADVKAGDIAVSGDIEVMNPDLVICHLDEGATLNMELTADVGKGYVAAVANRPADAPIGLIPVDALYSPVRQVSYKVENTRVGQELDYDKLTLTIETDGTITPEDAVGYAGRILQDQLALFVHFDDSSVRPSAPIGHAAPSSAGEVSGDTQQINRYLLKKVDELELSVRSANCLKNDNIIYIGDLVQKTEAEMLRTPNFGRKSLNEIKEVLSSMGLRLGMEIPGWPPENIEEMAKKLEQEIMG, from the coding sequence GTGTCCGTCAATGCTAAGAACTGGCAGGAACTGAAGAAGCCCAATGGCCTCGAAAAGAAGCCGGGCGGCGATCCCAAGCGTAAGGCGACCTTTGTGGCCGAACCGCTCGAGCGCGGCTTCGGCCTGACGCTCGGCAACGCGCTCCGTCGCGTGTTGCTGTCGTCGCTTCAGGGCGCTGCCGTTACCTCGATCAAGATCGAGAATGTGCTCCACGAATTCTCGTCGCTGACCGGCGTTCGGGAAGACGTGACCGACATCGTCCTGAACGTGAAGCAGATCGCGCTGCGCATGCAGGGCGAGGGGCCGAAGCGTCTCCAACTTTCCGCGACCGGCCCGGCCGATGTGAAGGCCGGCGACATCGCGGTTTCGGGCGACATCGAGGTGATGAACCCCGATCTGGTGATCTGCCACCTCGACGAAGGCGCGACGCTCAACATGGAGCTGACCGCCGACGTAGGTAAGGGTTACGTCGCAGCGGTGGCGAACCGTCCGGCGGATGCGCCGATCGGCCTGATCCCGGTCGACGCGCTCTACTCGCCGGTGCGGCAGGTGTCGTACAAGGTCGAGAACACCCGCGTCGGGCAGGAACTCGATTACGACAAGCTGACGCTGACCATCGAGACCGACGGCACGATCACGCCCGAGGACGCAGTCGGCTATGCCGGCCGCATCCTGCAGGACCAACTCGCGCTGTTCGTCCACTTCGACGATTCGTCGGTCCGTCCGTCGGCACCGATCGGCCATGCCGCGCCGTCTTCGGCCGGTGAGGTCTCGGGCGACACCCAGCAGATCAACCGTTACCTTCTCAAGAAGGTCGACGAGCTTGAACTGTCGGTGCGTTCGGCCAACTGCCTCAAGAACGACAACATCATCTATATCGGCGACCTGGTCCAGAAGACCGAAGCCGAGATGCTGCGCACCCCGAATTTCGGCCGCAAGTCGCTGAACGAAATCAAGGAAGTGCTGTCGTCGATGGGGCTCCGGCTGGGCATGGAAATCCCGGGCTGGCCGCCTGAGAACATCGAAGAGATGGCCAAGAAGCTTGAGCAGGAAATAATGGGGTAA
- a CDS encoding bL17 family ribosomal protein codes for MRHRVGGRKLQRTSAHRTALFRNMSAALIKHEQITTTTAKAKELRPYVEKLITLAKKGGLSNRRLAHARLLDDAQLVKLFDVLASRYADRNGGYTRIIKAGIRASDASPMAIIEFVDRDVSAKGQDSGPVMGDEDFDQAA; via the coding sequence ATGCGTCATCGCGTAGGCGGCCGTAAGCTTCAGCGAACCTCGGCCCACCGCACAGCCCTGTTCCGCAACATGTCGGCAGCGCTCATCAAGCACGAGCAGATCACCACCACGACCGCCAAGGCGAAGGAACTTCGCCCCTATGTCGAGAAGCTGATCACGCTCGCCAAGAAGGGTGGCCTGTCCAATCGCCGTCTGGCGCATGCCCGTCTGCTCGATGACGCGCAGCTGGTGAAGCTGTTCGACGTGCTGGCATCGCGTTACGCCGATCGTAACGGTGGCTACACCCGCATCATCAAGGCCGGCATCCGCGCTTCGGACGCGTCGCCGATGGCGATCATCGAGTTCGTCGACCGCGACGTCAGCGCCAAGGGCCAGGATTCGGGCCCGGTGATGGGTGACGAGGATTTCGATCAGGCTGCATAA
- a CDS encoding prolyl oligopeptidase family serine peptidase, translating to MRHALPLIALLLAAPAAAQTKAPGMNYPQTTRGSTVDEQFGVKVADPYRWLENDVRTDAAVAKWVADENAVTNAYLATLPGRAIFAARMKQLLDYERFGVPVKKGGRYFYTRNSGLQNQAVLYVRDSIDGVGRVLIDPNAWAKDGATALGEWVPSEDGHHILYSIQDGGTDWRTVKVLDVATGAIAADTVEWVKFSHLSWAKDGSGFYYSRFAAPAAGAKFQALNENQQVYFHKLGTTQATDRLMYATPDAPKCGHNAQVTEDGKWLVITTTEGTDNRYEITVLDLTDHGAKPRTIVKGLENEWSLAGNVGSTFYWTTDKDAPRLRIVSMDVREATPAIREVVPQDKAVLEGAGIVGGKLVASYLVDVKSELRRYDLDGKPDGVVALPGIGSVAATSGAEDDSEMFYAFTSFATPTTIYRYDLKTGNAAPWAMPKVAFDPGLYDVSQRFYASKDGTKVPMFIVRRKDLPAGPAPTLLYAYGGFNVSMNPAFSATRIAWLEQGGVLAVANIRGGGEYGKAWHDGGRLANKQNVFDDFIAAGEDLIAQGITSKDKLAIQGGSNGGLLIGAVVNQRPDLFAAALPQVGVMDMLRFDRFTAGRYWVDDYGYPAKEADFRVLYAYSPYHNIKTGRDYPAIMVTTADTDDRVVPGHSFKYTAALQAAQIGPRPHLIRIETRAGHGSGKPTDKVIAEAADSWAFAAAWTGMTVRDVAATQKPAK from the coding sequence ATGCGCCACGCCCTCCCGCTGATCGCTCTCCTGCTGGCTGCTCCTGCGGCCGCCCAGACCAAGGCCCCCGGCATGAACTACCCACAGACGACCCGCGGCAGCACGGTGGACGAACAATTCGGCGTGAAGGTTGCCGATCCGTATCGCTGGCTCGAGAATGATGTGCGCACCGATGCCGCCGTCGCGAAATGGGTCGCTGACGAGAATGCCGTCACCAATGCCTATCTCGCGACCTTGCCCGGCCGGGCCATCTTCGCAGCGCGGATGAAGCAGTTGCTCGACTATGAGCGTTTCGGCGTGCCGGTGAAGAAGGGCGGCCGCTATTTCTACACCCGCAATAGCGGCCTGCAGAATCAGGCAGTGCTGTACGTACGCGACTCGATCGATGGTGTGGGCCGGGTGCTGATCGACCCGAATGCCTGGGCGAAGGACGGTGCGACCGCGCTCGGCGAATGGGTCCCGTCCGAGGATGGCCACCATATCCTGTATTCGATCCAGGACGGCGGCACCGACTGGCGCACGGTCAAGGTGCTTGACGTCGCGACCGGCGCGATCGCTGCCGACACTGTCGAATGGGTCAAATTCTCCCATCTGTCCTGGGCGAAGGATGGCTCCGGTTTCTATTACTCCCGCTTCGCCGCGCCGGCGGCGGGCGCGAAGTTCCAGGCGCTGAACGAGAACCAGCAGGTCTATTTCCACAAGCTGGGTACTACCCAGGCCACCGACCGCCTGATGTACGCCACGCCTGACGCGCCGAAGTGCGGCCACAATGCGCAGGTCACCGAGGACGGCAAGTGGCTGGTCATCACCACCACCGAAGGCACTGACAACCGCTACGAGATCACCGTCCTCGACCTGACCGATCACGGCGCGAAGCCGCGCACGATCGTGAAGGGCCTTGAGAATGAATGGTCGCTCGCCGGCAATGTCGGATCGACCTTCTACTGGACAACCGACAAGGATGCGCCGCGCCTGCGAATCGTGTCGATGGATGTTCGCGAGGCGACGCCCGCGATCCGCGAGGTGGTGCCGCAGGACAAGGCGGTGCTTGAAGGCGCCGGGATCGTGGGGGGCAAGCTGGTCGCCTCCTATCTGGTCGATGTGAAGTCGGAGCTTCGACGCTACGATCTGGACGGCAAGCCCGACGGGGTGGTGGCGCTTCCCGGCATCGGCAGCGTCGCCGCCACCAGCGGCGCTGAGGACGATAGCGAGATGTTCTACGCGTTCACCAGCTTCGCCACGCCGACGACCATCTATCGCTATGATCTGAAGACCGGCAACGCCGCGCCCTGGGCCATGCCCAAGGTCGCGTTCGATCCGGGCCTGTACGATGTCTCCCAGCGCTTCTACGCGTCGAAGGACGGCACGAAGGTTCCGATGTTCATCGTCCGTCGCAAGGATCTGCCGGCGGGCCCGGCACCGACCCTGCTATACGCCTATGGCGGCTTCAACGTTTCGATGAACCCGGCCTTTTCGGCAACGCGGATCGCGTGGCTTGAGCAGGGCGGGGTGCTGGCGGTGGCCAACATCCGGGGCGGCGGTGAATATGGCAAGGCGTGGCACGATGGCGGCCGCCTCGCCAACAAGCAGAATGTGTTCGACGATTTCATCGCGGCCGGCGAGGATCTGATCGCCCAGGGCATCACCTCGAAGGACAAGCTCGCCATTCAGGGAGGTTCCAACGGCGGGCTGCTGATCGGCGCCGTGGTCAATCAGCGGCCCGACCTCTTTGCCGCTGCGCTGCCGCAGGTCGGCGTGATGGACATGCTCCGCTTCGACCGCTTCACCGCCGGCCGCTATTGGGTCGATGATTATGGCTATCCCGCGAAGGAGGCCGATTTCCGCGTACTCTACGCTTATTCGCCCTATCACAATATCAAGACCGGACGGGACTATCCGGCGATCATGGTGACGACGGCGGATACGGACGACCGGGTCGTGCCGGGTCACAGTTTCAAATACACTGCCGCGCTCCAGGCCGCGCAGATCGGCCCAAGGCCGCATCTCATCCGCATCGAGACCCGCGCCGGGCACGGCTCGGGCAAGCCGACGGACAAGGTCATCGCCGAAGCCGCCGACAGCTGGGCCTTCGCCGCGGCCTGGACCGGCATGACGGTCAGGGACGTCGCCGCCACGCAGAAGCCCGCAAAATAG
- the guaA gene encoding glutamine-hydrolyzing GMP synthase, translated as MTQPSDSILIVDFGSQVTQLIARRVREAGVYSEIAPFNSASEAFARMQPKGIILSGSPASVLEEGSPRIPQEILDSGLPIMGICYGQQVLMAQLGGTVTLGDSGEFGSAVIEVADSCALFDGLWSEGENHQVWMSHGDKVTALAPGFRPVAASKGAPYAIIADDERHYYAMQFHPEVVHTPDGAKLIANFARHVCGLSGEWTMAEFRAAKIADIRAQVGKGKVICGLSGGVDSAVAAVLIHEAIGEQLTCVFVDHGLMRTGEADQVVTLFRNHYNIPLVHVNAEEQFLGGLAGLTDPEKKRKFIGGAFIDLFEEEARKIGGADFLAQGTLYPDVIESVSFTGGPSVTIKSHHNVGGLPERMNMKLVEPLRELFKDEVRALGRELGLPEIFVGRHPFPGPGLAIRIPGEVTKERCDILRKADAIYLEEIRNAGLYDTIWQAFAVLLPVRSVGVMGDGRTYDNVLALRAVTSTDGMTAVAFQFPGDFLPRVATRIVNEVKGINRVTYDYTSKPPGTIEWE; from the coding sequence ATGACACAGCCCAGCGACTCGATCCTCATCGTCGATTTCGGCAGCCAGGTGACTCAGCTCATCGCCCGCCGCGTCCGTGAAGCGGGGGTCTATAGCGAGATCGCCCCCTTCAATTCCGCCTCCGAGGCGTTCGCCCGGATGCAGCCGAAGGGCATCATCCTCTCTGGCAGCCCCGCGTCGGTGCTTGAAGAGGGGAGCCCGCGCATTCCGCAGGAAATCCTCGACAGCGGCCTGCCGATCATGGGCATCTGCTACGGCCAGCAGGTGCTGATGGCGCAGCTTGGCGGCACGGTCACCCTGGGCGACAGTGGCGAGTTCGGCAGTGCGGTGATCGAGGTCGCTGACAGCTGCGCGCTTTTCGACGGACTATGGAGCGAAGGCGAGAACCACCAGGTCTGGATGAGCCATGGCGACAAGGTCACGGCGCTCGCCCCAGGGTTCCGCCCCGTCGCCGCGAGCAAGGGCGCGCCCTATGCGATCATCGCTGACGACGAGCGCCATTATTACGCGATGCAGTTCCACCCCGAGGTCGTGCACACGCCGGACGGCGCGAAGCTGATCGCGAACTTCGCCCGCCATGTCTGCGGCCTTTCCGGCGAATGGACCATGGCCGAATTCCGCGCCGCCAAGATCGCGGATATCCGCGCCCAGGTCGGCAAGGGCAAAGTGATCTGCGGCCTGTCGGGCGGCGTCGATTCAGCGGTGGCGGCGGTGCTGATCCATGAGGCGATCGGCGAGCAGCTCACCTGCGTCTTCGTCGACCACGGCCTGATGCGTACCGGTGAGGCGGACCAGGTCGTCACCCTGTTCCGCAACCACTATAATATTCCGCTTGTCCATGTGAACGCGGAGGAGCAGTTTCTGGGCGGGCTTGCTGGCCTCACCGACCCCGAGAAGAAGCGCAAGTTCATCGGCGGCGCGTTCATCGACCTGTTCGAGGAGGAGGCGCGCAAGATCGGCGGCGCCGATTTCCTGGCGCAGGGCACGCTCTATCCCGACGTGATCGAAAGCGTGAGCTTCACCGGCGGCCCGTCGGTGACGATCAAAAGCCACCACAATGTCGGCGGCCTGCCCGAACGCATGAACATGAAGCTGGTCGAGCCGCTGCGCGAACTGTTCAAGGACGAAGTCCGGGCGCTCGGCAGAGAGCTCGGCCTGCCCGAGATCTTCGTCGGCCGGCACCCGTTCCCCGGCCCGGGCCTCGCCATCCGCATCCCCGGCGAGGTGACCAAGGAGCGCTGCGACATCCTGCGCAAGGCCGACGCCATCTATCTCGAGGAGATCCGCAATGCGGGCCTTTATGACACCATCTGGCAGGCCTTTGCGGTGCTGCTGCCGGTGCGTAGCGTCGGCGTGATGGGCGATGGCCGGACCTACGACAATGTCCTGGCCCTCCGGGCGGTGACCTCGACCGACGGGATGACCGCGGTCGCCTTCCAGTTCCCCGGCGATTTCCTCCCCCGCGTCGCGACCCGGATCGTGAACGAGGTGAAGGGCATCAACCGCGTGACCTATGACTATACGTCGAAGCCGCCCGGCACGATCGAGTGGGAGTGA
- a CDS encoding class I SAM-dependent methyltransferase: MRPLTTGISTVRALAKRVPGVRPLAGLLRTAADSALREERRLVRDHSDDLFQQGGRSAIDRYPHLFAALRDQLHDHPAPHILSFGCSTGEEVQTLRHYLPKARLSGIDINRARLRRARRLLPDRGVSLVAAHSIEAAGGGSFDAIVCLSVLHRRELVHDWPADPTAHLSFAQFERAVLDFDRHLATGGLLLLYHTVFRVLETSVAPRYVPLFLVDPLSLEPSRRYDRNNRRIFEPREERFALFRKTG; the protein is encoded by the coding sequence GTGAGACCTCTGACAACCGGTATCAGCACTGTCCGCGCGCTGGCGAAGCGAGTGCCTGGTGTCCGGCCGCTCGCCGGCCTTCTCCGCACAGCGGCCGACAGCGCGCTGCGCGAGGAACGACGGCTGGTCCGCGACCACTCAGACGACCTTTTCCAGCAGGGCGGCCGCAGCGCGATCGATCGCTATCCCCATCTCTTCGCCGCCCTGCGCGATCAGTTGCATGACCATCCGGCGCCTCACATCCTGTCGTTCGGCTGTTCGACCGGAGAGGAGGTACAGACGCTCCGCCATTACCTGCCAAAGGCGCGCCTGAGCGGAATCGACATCAACCGCGCCCGTCTGCGCCGCGCCCGGCGACTCCTCCCCGATCGCGGGGTTTCCCTGGTCGCTGCCCACAGCATCGAAGCCGCGGGCGGAGGAAGCTTTGACGCGATCGTCTGCCTCAGCGTGCTCCACAGGCGCGAACTGGTGCATGACTGGCCAGCCGATCCGACCGCGCACCTCAGCTTCGCGCAGTTCGAGCGCGCGGTGCTAGATTTCGATCGCCACCTCGCCACCGGGGGCTTGCTCCTCCTGTACCATACCGTCTTCCGCGTTCTGGAAACTTCGGTAGCGCCACGCTACGTGCCGCTGTTCCTAGTCGATCCGCTTTCGCTCGAGCCGTCGCGGCGTTACGACCGGAACAACCGCCGCATATTCGAACCGCGCGAGGAACGATTCGCCCTGTTTCGCAAGACCGGATGA
- a CDS encoding ABC transporter ATP-binding protein, translating to MRSWERAWGDIGRLAHLVRTLQQGRSLWSLAVLPVLMAVRGLLEAVSLSVLVLLVVAAANTEMNTSQSRLPALTGWLVTMPVSHRLTALGVLIVALMIVKNALHWTIARMRSRFARGWLGALARQLYSRHLAEAMDRRADHDPVAGSIRATDSAVRVVNTYLLAVADGLGETCVVAALLALFAWVAGPWPLLAMAVPAVLIWLSHRLLTRNASFYSRLRLDRIAALQRWMRDSSATSREIGLYRSGDAFGKRYAELAKGLATALDRQNQSQELMLPMAETAGVIGLLLLVAVELLSGHVEPARLMTGLAVSVRLLPSLRRLASVLHTRSFFQSDLDTVMAALAVSTPTPAPLATADHGPIVTLSNISYSHSARDETHTAPQQLDSVDLTLSPSVWTALTGRSGTGKSTLVDILLGRIVPDTGETSWAGGTRDGTGYAASPVTLIDTTLRDNIAFPDSTVWDESALRQALAIAQADEIVARLPMGLDQPMLAVVDTLSQGERQRIGLARAILRADRLLILDEATAALDLDVERRLFEALRQARPMLAVLLVTHRPATAAHADRILLLADGRLSEQAALWRVNETIP from the coding sequence ATGCGATCGTGGGAGCGCGCCTGGGGCGACATCGGGCGGCTCGCGCATCTCGTGCGCACGCTGCAACAGGGGCGATCGCTATGGTCACTGGCGGTTCTGCCGGTGCTGATGGCCGTGCGCGGCCTCCTCGAAGCGGTGTCGCTAAGCGTCCTGGTATTGCTCGTCGTCGCGGCCGCCAACACGGAGATGAACACGTCGCAGTCGCGCCTGCCGGCGCTGACCGGGTGGCTCGTCACCATGCCGGTCAGCCATCGACTGACGGCGCTCGGTGTGCTGATCGTGGCGCTGATGATCGTCAAGAATGCGCTGCACTGGACGATCGCACGGATGCGCTCTCGTTTTGCGCGCGGCTGGCTTGGCGCGCTGGCCCGGCAGCTCTATAGTCGGCACCTGGCCGAAGCAATGGATCGCCGGGCGGATCACGATCCCGTGGCGGGATCGATCCGCGCGACCGACAGCGCGGTGCGCGTGGTCAACACCTATCTGCTGGCGGTCGCTGACGGCTTGGGCGAGACGTGCGTGGTCGCCGCGCTGCTGGCATTGTTCGCCTGGGTGGCCGGGCCATGGCCATTGCTCGCCATGGCCGTGCCCGCAGTGCTGATCTGGCTGAGCCATCGCCTGCTCACCCGCAACGCCTCCTTCTATTCGCGCTTGCGGCTCGACCGAATCGCCGCGCTGCAGCGCTGGATGCGCGACAGCAGTGCCACCAGCCGGGAAATCGGGCTCTATCGCAGTGGCGACGCGTTCGGAAAGCGCTATGCCGAACTCGCCAAGGGGTTGGCGACCGCGCTGGACCGGCAGAACCAGTCGCAGGAACTGATGCTGCCGATGGCCGAAACCGCGGGCGTGATCGGCCTGCTGTTGCTGGTCGCGGTCGAACTGCTGAGTGGGCATGTCGAGCCGGCAAGGCTGATGACCGGACTGGCGGTGAGCGTCCGTCTGCTGCCAAGCCTGAGGCGCCTCGCTTCGGTGTTGCACACCCGCAGCTTCTTCCAGTCCGACCTCGATACCGTGATGGCCGCACTGGCGGTGTCCACGCCGACGCCGGCACCGCTCGCCACGGCAGATCACGGTCCGATCGTCACCCTGTCAAACATATCGTACTCCCATAGCGCGCGCGATGAGACACACACTGCACCCCAGCAGCTCGACTCGGTCGATCTGACGCTCTCTCCATCGGTCTGGACCGCGCTGACGGGTCGTTCGGGCACCGGGAAATCGACGCTGGTCGATATTCTCCTCGGCCGTATCGTGCCGGACACGGGAGAGACCAGCTGGGCCGGCGGGACGCGCGATGGAACAGGCTATGCAGCCTCACCGGTCACGCTGATCGACACGACGCTGCGCGACAATATCGCCTTTCCCGATTCTACTGTCTGGGACGAAAGCGCGTTGCGCCAAGCCCTTGCGATCGCCCAGGCCGACGAGATCGTGGCACGGTTACCGATGGGGCTGGACCAGCCGATGCTCGCCGTGGTCGATACCCTGTCACAAGGCGAACGCCAACGCATCGGACTGGCGCGAGCGATCCTGCGCGCCGACCGGCTGCTGATCCTCGACGAAGCCACCGCCGCGCTCGACCTCGATGTCGAACGACGACTGTTCGAGGCACTACGCCAGGCACGCCCGATGCTGGCGGTGCTGTTGGTGACTCATCGGCCCGCCACGGCGGCGCATGCCGACCGGATACTGCTGCTGGCGGACGGGCGGTTGAGCGAGCAAGCCGCTCTCTGGCGTGTCAACGAGACGATACCGTGA